atattttcttacaTAAGAATAATGGAGAACCCAATACAATTTGTAATGGTTAATTAGATTCCTTTTTTAGAATTCTTCTagcaatatatttttggcTGGTGTCTTCTTTATAGCTTTGTATTATGTTCGAGTAGATGCATATTTTTGACTGAAAACTATAGCATAATAACAATCGATGAATTCTATACATTTATTAGCACATTTCATCCCTTTTTATCATTcacataattttttttacaaacTCTATTTGTATCTATTTATCTAAGACATACCTAGCAtgattgatttattaaagtttcATTCCAGTGCAAACACATagctaaaaaaaaacatatgATTTACtgtcaaaatattttatactGGAggaaatttatattttatgattaaataagaagaaatatgagctttaatttaaataggCCGAATTTCTCATTATACCGACTACCAATTCATTTTAAGAGCTTCATCGTAAGTTGGATAATCAATATAACCTGCCTTAGTTTGAGTAAACATAGTAGCTCTGtcataattatttaaaggcAAACCATTTTCTAAACGATCTACCAAGTCTggatttgaaagaaaatatcTTCTATAACCTAATAAAGTTCTATTTGCTTTGAGAACAGTTTTAGTTACATTTGGAAGCAAGGGTAGATTGCTTgttctaataatgataccCTTCCAAACAGaataaacaaaatcaattgGGAATGTTTCAACTTCTTCACTTAATTCACCGACATCTATATTATCACGAGGCTcatatatatgaatataaGCTAACCTTTTGACATCTTGAGCTCTTTTCTCTAGTTGACCAATAAGACAAGTATATTGCGAGATGATGAGGGGATCATCTTCTGGAGACATACCACCAAAGGAATGGAAAGGGGAAAATCTAATATCAACTTTTTCGGCACCAATAGCTGCAACGATTGCATCTACAACTTCTAAAATAAACCTTGATCTGTTTTCAATGGTGCCACCATACTTATCAGttctattattagaatttggATCAATAAATTGGTTTAAAAGATAACTATTAGCTGCATGAATTTCAATGCCATCTGCTCCACATTCAATAGAGTTCTTAGCTGCTTGAACGTAGTCATTAATATATTGTCTAATATCATCTGCGGTTAAAGTATGCCGCTCGATACCTAATTTTGCTAGTTTTACCCTTGTATCTTCATCTATGAAAAGATCAAAACTTGGCGCATCGTACCTTAAGCCATCCCTTTTCATAGATATATGGAGAAGCTTTTCTTCCTATACTTGCTAACTGTGTCCAAATAAATGAACCATTTTCATGAACTCTtgagaatatttttttccattaaaCCATTTGGTTACTTGACCAAATACCGGGAGCATAATCATAGCCACCAGCTTGTTCAGAGATAACAATCGCTTCTGTAATTAGCAGTGTATCTGGCCTTTTTGAACGCTGATCATAATAAATCGTCATCCAATCTCCCTTTGGAAGATTCCCTGGAAAAGTTGCTCTCATTCTGGTCATTGGGGCTAAAACTACTCGATGTTGCAGTACATCATTACCAACGTTAATGGGattgaataattcattatttttaggGCGACTCTAGGGATATCCTTATTAAAACCTACACTAgacatattttttttgggaGGGTTGCGATATATTTTGAGGTCACAGTCTCAGattacaaaaaattcaCTCAAGGAAGACTTTAACTTCTTTGAATagttactatttttttattaacatAGATTAAGAGTAtaaattttggaaattaCTTTCCTTATCTAAAGCTTTTTATAATACTGCTAATTCGCCACCATATTTCTGTTAATCTTAATCACTAAGTTGAATTGATAAGCACTCTATCCTAATATATTATGTATCATAACAAAGAACTTTATagattttatattttcatacATAATTATCAATGGCTTTTCTtagtatttgaatatttcaCATGTccttaaaaattttaacatACTTGGAACCTTTTCATTTCCACTAAAAACACGAATCTTAAAACACAACTTGTGAAACGCAACTTTTGGGACACTAATAGCACGATTAGTAAGCactaatatttctaatctTGCTTCAGTACTgtgataaaatataatttcaaatgtCTGTGATTTAGAAACGCTTGCATCTCTAGGATATATACTTAAAGTCTTATAGACCTTTTTACAGATTACTCAATCTGCTATCTAtctaaaagaaatatttcaataaaagataaatacAGTAAAAATATCACATCCTAAATGTTAGGCGTAT
This genomic stretch from Henningerozyma blattae CBS 6284 chromosome 1, complete genome harbors:
- the TBLA0A04730 gene encoding uncharacterized protein, with translation MKRDGLRYDAPSFDLFIDEDTRVKLAKLGIERHTLTADDIRQYINDYVQAAKNSIECGADGIEIHAANSYLLNQFIDPNSNNRTDKYGGTIENRSRFILEVVDAIVAAIGAEKVDIRFSPFHSFGGMSPEDDPLIISQYTCLIGQLEKRAQDVKRLAYIHIYEPRDNIDVGELSEEVETFPIDFVYSVWKGIIIRTSNLPLLPNVTKTVLKANRTLLGYRRYFLSNPDLVDRLENGLPLNNYDRATMFTQTKAGYIDYPTYDEALKMNW